In the Thermodesulfovibrio yellowstonii DSM 11347 genome, one interval contains:
- the panC gene encoding pantoate--beta-alanine ligase, whose product MEVIRIPRIMREISKELRFKGKSIGFIPTMGALHEGHLSLIRRAKEENDIVIVSIFVNPTQFAQGEDYEKYPRDVELDKEKLEALAIDYLFLPDVNSLYPEGYSTYVVVEGLSDKLCGIFRPGHFRGVATIVCKLFNIVKPLRAYFGQKDYQQSLIIRRMVEDLNFDVEIIVCPTVREQDGLAMSSRNLYLNEKERQSATVIYKALKEGERLLNEGEKPLDVKLKMHEIFKNEPLIREIQYAGVYDPLTLEEVKERQNKYLLAVALKIGDTRLIDNLIVE is encoded by the coding sequence ATGGAAGTAATAAGAATTCCAAGAATAATGAGGGAAATAAGTAAAGAATTAAGATTTAAAGGCAAATCCATAGGTTTCATTCCAACAATGGGAGCATTGCATGAAGGACATTTATCTTTGATCAGAAGAGCAAAGGAAGAAAATGATATAGTTATTGTAAGTATCTTTGTAAATCCAACACAGTTTGCTCAAGGCGAAGACTATGAAAAATATCCAAGAGATGTAGAATTAGATAAAGAAAAACTTGAAGCTCTTGCAATTGATTATTTGTTCTTGCCTGATGTTAATTCTCTTTATCCAGAAGGCTATAGCACATATGTTGTAGTTGAAGGATTGAGCGATAAACTCTGCGGCATCTTCAGACCTGGGCATTTTCGCGGTGTTGCCACAATTGTCTGTAAGTTATTCAACATAGTAAAGCCTTTGAGAGCATATTTTGGACAAAAAGATTATCAACAATCATTGATAATTAGAAGAATGGTTGAGGATTTGAATTTTGATGTTGAAATAATTGTATGCCCAACTGTAAGAGAACAAGACGGTCTTGCAATGAGTTCAAGAAATTTATATTTAAATGAGAAAGAAAGACAATCAGCTACTGTTATATATAAAGCCTTAAAAGAGGGGGAAAGACTTCTAAACGAAGGGGAAAAGCCTTTAGATGTAAAATTAAAAATGCATGAAATATTTAAAAATGAACCACTTATCAGAGAAATTCAATATGCAGGAGTTTATGATCCGTTAACACTTGAAGAAGTTAAAGAAAGGCAAAATAAATATTTGCTTGCAGTTGCTTTAAAAATTGGAGATACGAGATTAATTGATAATCTTATTGTTGAATAA
- a CDS encoding YdcF family protein codes for MFFLKKVITSLILPPGILIIIFLLIALLEKRRNFIRYLAFFSALLVYLISIEPVKDLLLYPLEKSYSVSEKLDADAIVILGGGVYSWASFPEDSSNRLFTGYLVYRKTKLPIIVSGGAVEGKISDSAAMAAMLKEFGVEDSKIIEENKSRDTAQNALYVAKICKEKSFKKVILVTSAYHMKRAVKFFKQAGLEVLPYPADFKQSNHYNIYSFLPKFGNFALSSKAIREHIALIVY; via the coding sequence ATGTTTTTTCTGAAAAAAGTTATTACCTCTTTGATTTTGCCGCCTGGTATTTTAATAATTATTTTTCTTTTAATTGCACTGTTAGAGAAAAGAAGAAATTTTATCCGTTATTTGGCTTTTTTCTCAGCCTTATTGGTTTATCTAATCTCTATTGAACCTGTGAAAGATTTATTATTGTATCCTCTGGAAAAAAGTTACAGCGTTTCGGAAAAATTAGATGCTGATGCTATTGTTATACTTGGAGGAGGTGTTTATAGCTGGGCTTCCTTTCCAGAAGATTCGTCAAACAGGCTATTTACAGGATACTTGGTTTATAGGAAAACAAAACTTCCTATTATTGTGTCTGGAGGAGCTGTTGAAGGGAAAATTTCAGATAGTGCAGCTATGGCTGCAATGTTAAAAGAATTTGGAGTTGAAGATAGCAAAATTATTGAAGAAAATAAAAGCAGAGATACTGCTCAGAATGCTTTATATGTTGCTAAGATATGCAAAGAAAAATCTTTTAAAAAGGTGATACTGGTTACATCAGCTTATCACATGAAAAGAGCAGTTAAGTTTTTTAAGCAAGCAGGACTTGAAGTTTTACCATATCCAGCAGATTTTAAACAAAGCAATCATTATAACATTTATAGTTTTTTACCGAAATTCGGTAACTTTGCTCTTTCATCAAAAGCTATAAGGGAGCATATAGCTTTAATAGTATATTAA
- a CDS encoding MraY family glycosyltransferase: MPYLLIAFMSSFLLCLILLRIKHKSHLDKFEGIQKFHNWQVPRTGGIAIFLSLIFVCIAFFIAKKDFSNKFLFIILSCIPVFLGGIAEDITKKVGAKMRLACAFLSGMVACFLLEANLLRIDIPYFDDALRSIFIFSVIFTSFALAGVSNAVNIIDGFNGLASGVCILVFLSYAYVSFLVGDIFLLYLNLCIFASLMGFFLWNYPFGNIFLGDGGAYTTGFLAGLSGVLIVNSHPQVSAWFPFLLLMYPIWETVFSIWRRKFARSFSPFKPDSIHLHTLIYRRIVKPKFRKIKRRLRNSLTSPYLWIMQILCTIPALLFWRHKLLLILSCIIFMILYAWLYFKIVKFKTPKILKLK; this comes from the coding sequence ATGCCTTATTTGCTTATTGCTTTTATGTCATCCTTTCTTTTATGCCTCATTCTTCTAAGAATTAAACATAAAAGCCATCTTGATAAGTTTGAGGGAATACAGAAGTTTCATAACTGGCAAGTTCCAAGAACAGGAGGTATTGCAATATTTTTATCTCTGATTTTTGTTTGTATTGCCTTTTTTATTGCTAAAAAAGATTTTTCAAATAAATTTCTTTTTATTATTCTTTCCTGCATACCTGTATTTTTAGGAGGCATTGCAGAGGATATAACAAAAAAAGTTGGTGCAAAAATGAGACTTGCCTGTGCATTTTTGTCTGGTATGGTTGCCTGTTTTCTTCTTGAAGCAAATCTTCTAAGGATTGACATCCCATATTTTGATGATGCTCTTAGATCAATTTTCATCTTTTCAGTTATCTTTACATCTTTTGCTCTTGCTGGGGTTTCAAATGCTGTAAATATCATAGATGGATTTAATGGACTTGCATCAGGTGTGTGTATTCTTGTTTTTTTATCTTATGCTTATGTCTCCTTTTTAGTTGGTGATATTTTTTTGCTTTATCTTAATTTATGTATTTTTGCCTCTTTAATGGGATTTTTTCTGTGGAACTATCCCTTTGGAAATATATTTTTAGGTGACGGAGGTGCCTATACTACAGGATTTCTTGCTGGACTCAGCGGAGTTTTGATAGTTAATAGCCATCCTCAGGTTTCTGCATGGTTTCCTTTTCTTCTTCTTATGTATCCCATATGGGAAACCGTTTTTTCAATATGGAGAAGAAAATTTGCTCGCTCATTCAGTCCTTTTAAACCAGACAGTATACATCTGCATACACTAATATACAGAAGAATTGTAAAACCTAAATTCAGAAAAATAAAAAGAAGGCTCAGAAATTCATTAACATCGCCCTATTTATGGATAATGCAGATATTATGCACAATTCCTGCTTTGCTTTTCTGGAGGCATAAACTGCTTCTAATTTTATCATGCATTATTTTTATGATTTTGTATGCATGGCTCTACTTTAAAATTGTAAAATTTAAAACCCCAAAAATTCTAAAACTTAAATGA
- a CDS encoding winged helix-turn-helix transcriptional regulator, which produces MNKSSINDEISLRILEHIHESPSITQRDLASKLGIALGLTNSYIKRLYKKGYIKIKNLTGKRIIYMLTPKGFTEKARLTLNYMARSFNYFKEIKQRIDKTYDLMVSLGIKDVVIWGNDELAELCYIASIGLPIKIFGVVSLNGAKKFHNLPVYSKAEIRNTQFDAILVATFDEKEIAELKNIDAKVYYLWQT; this is translated from the coding sequence ATGAACAAATCATCAATAAACGATGAAATCTCCCTTCGTATTCTTGAACATATTCATGAAAGTCCATCAATAACCCAGAGAGACTTAGCATCAAAGCTTGGGATAGCTCTTGGACTTACAAATTCTTACATAAAGAGGCTATATAAAAAAGGCTATATAAAGATTAAAAACCTTACAGGTAAAAGGATAATCTACATGCTTACTCCAAAGGGTTTTACGGAAAAAGCTCGGCTTACGCTAAACTATATGGCAAGGTCTTTTAACTATTTTAAGGAAATAAAACAGCGAATAGATAAAACCTATGACCTGATGGTGTCATTGGGTATTAAAGATGTGGTTATCTGGGGAAATGATGAACTGGCAGAACTCTGTTATATTGCATCAATAGGGCTTCCCATTAAAATATTTGGAGTAGTAAGTCTAAATGGAGCTAAAAAATTTCATAATTTACCTGTCTATTCAAAGGCAGAAATAAGAAATACCCAATTTGATGCCATTCTTGTGGCAACTTTTGATGAAAAGGAGATTGCCGAACTGAAAAATATAGATGCTAAGGTTTATTATCTATGGCAGACGTAG
- a CDS encoding UpxY family transcription antiterminator, with protein sequence MADVAFNWYCIYVKSRHEFKVFDRLTKAGIEAFLPAVERLRRWKDRKKLIKFPLFPGYLFVCIEKSYELMLKVLKTPGVVTFIKTPSGEPEPIPEEEIVPLRKAIENGREIDPYPYLKEGQRVKIKSGPLAGATGILKKKEKQHFFIISIHILQRAVSVKIDASEVELT encoded by the coding sequence ATGGCAGACGTAGCATTTAACTGGTATTGTATATATGTAAAATCAAGGCATGAGTTTAAGGTGTTTGATAGACTAACAAAGGCTGGCATAGAGGCATTTCTGCCTGCTGTTGAAAGGCTTAGAAGATGGAAGGACAGAAAAAAGCTCATTAAATTCCCGCTTTTCCCCGGCTATCTTTTTGTATGCATAGAGAAAAGCTATGAATTGATGCTTAAAGTGCTTAAAACTCCGGGGGTTGTCACTTTCATAAAAACTCCTTCTGGCGAACCAGAGCCTATACCAGAGGAGGAAATAGTCCCACTTAGAAAAGCAATAGAAAACGGAAGAGAAATAGACCCGTATCCTTATCTCAAGGAAGGACAGAGGGTAAAAATAAAGAGCGGACCCCTTGCAGGAGCAACGGGAATACTGAAGAAAAAAGAGAAGCAGCATTTTTTTATTATTTCAATACATATACTTCAGAGGGCTGTAAGTGTTAAAATAGATGCTTCTGAAGTAGAACTGACTTAA
- a CDS encoding type II toxin-antitoxin system HicB family antitoxin — translation MRFKVVIIYDPEYDGYVVDVPELVGCMSQGKTIDEALENIKDAIRGWIEVEKKHGRFDIFEEKEVFLGEVTV, via the coding sequence ATGAGATTTAAAGTGGTGATAATATATGATCCAGAATACGATGGCTATGTTGTTGATGTTCCAGAGCTTGTAGGATGCATGAGTCAGGGGAAAACAATAGATGAAGCTCTTGAGAATATAAAAGATGCAATTAGAGGATGGATAGAAGTAGAAAAAAAACACGGAAGATTTGACATTTTTGAAGAAAAGGAAGTGTTTCTTGGCGAGGTTACTGTTTAA
- a CDS encoding type II toxin-antitoxin system HicA family toxin, with protein MGALSNISGKEAVRIFQKFGYILDHQTESHMILYHESRPTLSIPNHKELAPGLLRALIRKSGLTVEEFLKNK; from the coding sequence TTGGGGGCTTTGTCCAATATCTCAGGCAAAGAAGCAGTAAGAATTTTTCAAAAATTTGGTTATATACTTGATCATCAAACTGAAAGTCATATGATTCTTTATCACGAATCAAGGCCAACGCTTTCAATTCCAAATCATAAAGAATTAGCTCCAGGACTGTTAAGAGCTTTAATTAGAAAAAGCGGATTAACAGTGGAAGAATTTTTAAAGAACAAATGA
- the galE gene encoding UDP-glucose 4-epimerase GalE, whose translation MNSKIKILVTGGAGYIGSHVVKALGERGYQVLTYDNLSYGCRDSVLYGDLVVADLADKEKLRRVFEEFKPDAVIHFAASIVVPESVREPIKYYRNNFCNTLNLIEACIEQGVKNFLFSSSAAVYGIPEKSPVDETASLAPINPYGRTKAMVEHLLADLSQAEDFRYVSLRYFNVAGADISGRLGQRRPDATHLITLAVKTALGKRPFLEIYGTDYPTRDGTCIRDYIHVDDLAEAHLLALEYLIQNGKSDIFNCGYGHGYSVREVVDATKRVSGVDFKVIETTRREGDPPELVADNRKIKNTLCWMPKYDDIQYIVKTALEWERKLPR comes from the coding sequence ATGAACTCAAAGATTAAAATCCTTGTCACAGGTGGAGCAGGGTATATAGGAAGCCATGTAGTGAAGGCACTTGGTGAGAGAGGCTATCAGGTGCTCACCTATGACAATCTCTCATACGGATGCAGAGATTCAGTGCTTTATGGAGACCTTGTAGTTGCTGATTTGGCAGATAAAGAAAAGTTGAGGAGAGTATTTGAAGAATTCAAACCCGATGCGGTGATACACTTTGCTGCCTCAATAGTAGTGCCAGAGTCTGTGAGAGAGCCAATTAAATATTACAGAAATAACTTCTGCAACACTCTGAATCTCATTGAGGCATGCATAGAGCAAGGTGTGAAAAACTTTCTCTTCTCATCCTCTGCTGCTGTTTACGGTATACCTGAAAAGTCTCCTGTTGATGAGACTGCGTCACTCGCTCCTATAAATCCCTACGGAAGGACAAAAGCAATGGTAGAGCATTTACTTGCTGACCTCTCTCAGGCAGAGGATTTCAGATATGTATCCCTTCGTTATTTTAACGTTGCAGGAGCGGACATTAGCGGAAGATTAGGGCAGAGAAGGCCAGATGCAACCCATCTTATCACGCTCGCTGTAAAAACTGCACTCGGTAAAAGACCCTTTCTTGAAATATATGGCACTGATTATCCTACAAGAGACGGAACATGTATCAGAGACTACATCCACGTAGATGACCTTGCAGAGGCACACTTATTGGCTTTGGAGTATTTGATACAGAATGGCAAAAGCGATATCTTCAACTGTGGATACGGTCATGGATACTCTGTTAGGGAAGTAGTGGATGCTACAAAGAGAGTTTCAGGCGTTGATTTCAAAGTAATAGAGACTACCCGTAGAGAAGGAGACCCTCCTGAACTTGTGGCAGACAACAGAAAGATAAAAAATACTCTTTGCTGGATGCCTAAATACGACGATATTCAATACATAGTAAAAACAGCCCTTGAATGGGAAAGAAAGCTGCCAAGATAA
- the gmd gene encoding GDP-mannose 4,6-dehydratase, whose product MKKALITGITGQDGSYLAEFLLSKGYEVHGLIRRASTFNTQRIDHIYIDPHMPEARLFLHYGDLSDSGQLVHIIYNIQPDEIYHLGAQSHVRVSFDMPEYTGDITALGTTRLLEAVRRSGIKTRFYQASSSEMFGASPPPQNEKTLFYPRSPYAAAKVYAYWVTVNYREAYGLFACNGILFNHESPRRGETFVTRKITRALAHILAGKQKKLYLGNLNAKRDWGFAPEYVEMMWLMLQADEPDDYVVGTGESHSVREFVEKAFSYAGIEIEWKGSGTDEKGIVSSLKENLDIEQRILNTGDVVIEIDPRYFRPTEVEHLEADITKAKNKLGWQPRTTFDELVKIMVDYDMKFTGLKPIGEGIKTCMEKGFCYTNHEYSKERIRY is encoded by the coding sequence ATGAAAAAAGCACTTATCACAGGCATCACAGGTCAGGACGGAAGCTATCTTGCAGAGTTTTTACTTTCAAAGGGCTATGAAGTTCATGGACTTATAAGAAGAGCAAGCACCTTCAACACCCAGCGGATAGACCATATATACATTGATCCTCACATGCCTGAAGCAAGACTTTTTCTTCATTATGGAGACCTTTCTGATTCGGGACAGCTCGTGCATATTATATACAACATTCAACCCGATGAGATATATCATCTCGGAGCTCAAAGTCATGTGCGTGTGAGCTTTGACATGCCTGAGTATACTGGAGACATTACTGCCCTTGGCACAACAAGGCTTCTTGAGGCAGTAAGGAGGAGTGGCATAAAGACACGCTTTTATCAAGCATCATCCTCCGAGATGTTTGGAGCATCTCCTCCACCTCAGAATGAAAAAACACTCTTTTATCCAAGAAGCCCCTATGCAGCTGCAAAAGTATATGCCTACTGGGTCACAGTAAACTACAGAGAGGCCTATGGACTATTTGCTTGTAATGGCATACTTTTCAACCATGAAAGTCCCCGAAGAGGTGAGACCTTTGTAACACGAAAGATTACCCGTGCCCTTGCCCATATCCTTGCAGGCAAACAGAAAAAACTCTATCTTGGAAACCTAAATGCCAAACGTGACTGGGGATTTGCTCCCGAGTATGTGGAGATGATGTGGCTAATGCTTCAGGCAGATGAACCTGATGACTATGTTGTTGGCACAGGCGAAAGCCACTCGGTAAGAGAGTTTGTTGAAAAGGCATTCTCTTATGCGGGAATTGAGATTGAATGGAAAGGCTCAGGAACAGATGAAAAAGGTATAGTTTCTTCCTTAAAGGAAAACTTGGACATTGAACAGAGAATCTTGAACACAGGAGATGTCGTCATTGAAATAGACCCTCGATATTTCCGTCCAACGGAAGTTGAGCATCTTGAGGCAGATATAACAAAGGCAAAAAATAAACTTGGCTGGCAACCAAGGACAACTTTTGATGAGCTTGTAAAGATAATGGTTGACTATGACATGAAGTTTACAGGACTTAAACCCATAGGTGAAGGAATCAAAACATGCATGGAAAAAGGCTTTTGCTACACAAATCATGAGTATTCAAAAGAAAGAATTAGATATTAA
- a CDS encoding GDP-L-fucose synthase family protein produces the protein MNKGSKIAVLGVSGLVGSALVRKLLERGYEKVIGTYKSRKPNFEDIQLFQVDLTNQSETETFFAEQAPEYVFLAAAKVGGILANNTYKAEFIYENMAIALNVIHSAYKYGVNKLLNLGSSCIYPKHAPQPLKEEYLLTAPLEPTNEPYAIAKIAAIKLCRYYNEQYGTNFLSVMPTNLYGPNDNFNLETSHVLPALIRKFHLAKLLEEGDIEGIKRDFQKYPIGFGLDEKLDLSDKSLISQILNHLGIKFSNSANNFENRTFKNVIVTMWGAGKVYREFLHVDDLADACVFLMENVDAWSLSPYHPKIKIEHRAFNLEPMLPDYLINIGTGEDLTIDELAHTIKNIVGFRGDINYDTSNPDGTPRKLLDVSNIKRLGWSYKIGLKDGIKRVYEWYKDNL, from the coding sequence ATGAACAAAGGCAGTAAAATAGCAGTTCTTGGTGTGAGCGGGCTTGTGGGAAGTGCCCTTGTGAGGAAACTTCTTGAGAGAGGCTACGAAAAAGTTATTGGCACATACAAAAGCAGGAAGCCAAATTTTGAGGACATTCAATTATTTCAGGTTGACCTGACCAATCAATCAGAAACAGAAACTTTCTTTGCGGAACAAGCTCCCGAGTATGTCTTTCTTGCTGCTGCAAAAGTGGGTGGAATACTTGCAAACAATACCTACAAAGCAGAATTTATTTACGAAAACATGGCAATAGCTCTAAATGTGATCCACAGTGCTTACAAATATGGAGTAAATAAGCTTCTTAATCTTGGCTCCTCCTGCATCTATCCAAAACACGCGCCTCAACCCTTGAAAGAAGAATATCTGCTTACAGCTCCTCTTGAACCCACAAACGAACCTTATGCAATAGCAAAGATAGCAGCGATAAAACTCTGTCGTTACTACAACGAACAGTATGGCACAAATTTTTTATCTGTTATGCCCACAAACCTTTACGGACCTAATGATAACTTCAACTTAGAAACTTCCCATGTTCTGCCTGCTCTTATCAGAAAATTCCATCTTGCAAAGCTTCTTGAAGAGGGAGATATTGAAGGGATAAAAAGAGACTTTCAAAAATATCCCATAGGCTTTGGACTTGATGAAAAATTAGACCTCTCAGACAAAAGCTTAATCTCTCAAATCCTCAACCATTTAGGCATAAAGTTTTCTAATTCAGCTAACAACTTTGAAAACCGAACCTTTAAAAATGTCATAGTCACCATGTGGGGCGCAGGCAAAGTATATCGTGAATTCCTTCATGTTGATGACCTTGCCGATGCCTGTGTATTTTTAATGGAGAATGTTGATGCTTGGAGCTTATCTCCTTATCATCCAAAAATTAAGATTGAACATAGAGCCTTTAACCTCGAACCAATGCTTCCTGATTATCTTATAAATATCGGAACAGGAGAAGACCTCACAATTGATGAACTTGCTCATACAATAAAGAACATAGTCGGATTCAGAGGCGATATTAATTATGATACATCTAATCCTGACGGAACTCCGAGAAAGCTTCTTGATGTCTCAAATATTAAAAGACTTGGTTGGAGTTACAAAATAGGGCTAAAAGACGGAATCAAGAGAGTCTATGAGTGGTATAAAGACAACTTATAA
- a CDS encoding UDP-glucuronic acid decarboxylase family protein, with translation MSNYFTKRILITGGAGFIGSHLCEKLLSEGHEVLCVDNFYTGKRANIAHLLSNPNFEILRHDITFSLYVEVDEIYHLACPASPVHYQFDPVQTIKTAVHGSINMLGLAKRTKAKILLASTSEVYGDPTVHPQQETYWGNVNPIGPRACYDEGKRCAETLFFDYHRQHKVRIKIARIFNTYGPRMHPNDGRVVSNFIIQALKGEDITIYGDGSQTRSFCYIDDMIEGLIKLMNSENDFTGPVNLGNPFEISILELAKKIIELTGSKSKIVFKPLPDDDPKRRQPDITLAKQKLNWQPFTLLEEGLLKTIEYFRKIL, from the coding sequence ATGAGCAACTATTTCACTAAACGAATCTTAATTACAGGCGGGGCAGGATTTATAGGGTCTCACTTATGTGAAAAACTTCTCAGTGAAGGGCATGAAGTACTTTGTGTTGATAATTTTTACACAGGGAAAAGAGCTAATATTGCTCATCTTTTATCCAATCCTAACTTTGAAATATTACGTCATGATATAACTTTCTCCCTTTATGTAGAGGTAGATGAAATTTATCATCTTGCATGTCCTGCGTCTCCTGTGCATTATCAATTTGATCCTGTCCAGACAATAAAAACAGCAGTGCATGGAAGCATAAACATGCTTGGGCTGGCAAAGAGAACAAAAGCAAAAATATTACTTGCTTCAACAAGTGAAGTTTATGGAGACCCTACAGTACATCCTCAACAAGAAACATACTGGGGAAATGTAAATCCCATTGGTCCGAGAGCCTGTTATGATGAAGGGAAAAGATGTGCCGAGACTCTATTTTTTGATTATCATAGACAGCATAAAGTTAGAATTAAAATTGCCAGAATTTTTAATACTTATGGTCCGAGAATGCATCCTAATGATGGGAGGGTAGTAAGTAACTTTATTATTCAGGCTTTAAAGGGAGAAGACATAACCATATATGGAGATGGAAGTCAAACAAGAAGTTTTTGTTATATTGATGACATGATTGAAGGTCTGATAAAACTAATGAATTCAGAAAATGATTTTACAGGTCCTGTGAATTTAGGAAATCCTTTTGAAATATCAATTCTTGAGCTTGCAAAAAAAATAATAGAATTAACAGGTTCAAAATCAAAAATTGTATTTAAGCCATTACCTGACGATGATCCGAAGAGAAGACAGCCTGATATTACACTGGCTAAACAAAAGCTTAACTGGCAACCATTTACACTTTTAGAAGAAGGGCTTTTAAAAACTATAGAATATTTCCGAAAAATACTATAA
- a CDS encoding NAD-dependent epimerase/dehydratase family protein, with protein sequence MQYKTILITGGAGFVGSNLAIKFKERYSDIKVIALDNLRRRGSELNLVRLKRYGVEFIHGDIRNREDLESIGYFDLMIECSAEPSVLSGYNESPEYLINTNLIGTINCLEMLRKNKADIIFLSTSRVYPIKTLNSLEYEELETRFELKLYQSIKGVSQKGITEEFPLNGIRSLYGTTKLASELLIQEYIGVYGIRGVINRCGVLTGPWQMGKVEQGFVVLWVAKHIYGGELCYIGYKGTGKQVRDILHIDDLYNLIEKQILNIHTYNGQIFNIGGGRNISVSLKELTQICQDVTGNKIEIKSIPDTRFADIPYYITDYTKAQTEIGWIPKYSVREIIEEIARWIYDNKELLSPILA encoded by the coding sequence ATGCAATATAAAACAATTTTAATAACAGGTGGAGCTGGTTTTGTAGGCTCTAACCTTGCCATTAAATTCAAAGAAAGATATTCCGATATAAAAGTTATAGCATTGGATAATCTCAGAAGACGTGGCTCAGAACTCAATCTTGTACGATTAAAAAGATATGGAGTTGAGTTTATTCATGGTGATATTAGAAATAGAGAAGACTTGGAAAGCATTGGTTACTTTGATTTAATGATAGAATGTTCAGCTGAGCCATCAGTGCTTTCAGGATATAATGAATCACCAGAGTATCTTATTAACACCAATTTAATCGGAACTATAAACTGTCTTGAAATGTTAAGAAAAAATAAAGCTGATATAATTTTTCTGTCAACCAGCCGTGTATATCCGATCAAGACACTTAATTCGCTTGAATATGAAGAATTAGAAACACGTTTTGAATTGAAACTATATCAGTCTATTAAAGGAGTTTCTCAAAAAGGGATAACAGAAGAATTTCCATTAAATGGTATTCGTTCTCTTTATGGAACTACAAAATTAGCATCTGAACTTTTAATTCAAGAATATATTGGTGTCTATGGTATTCGTGGTGTTATTAATCGTTGTGGAGTATTAACAGGTCCGTGGCAGATGGGAAAGGTTGAGCAAGGATTTGTAGTTTTATGGGTGGCGAAGCATATTTATGGAGGTGAATTGTGTTACATAGGATATAAAGGGACTGGTAAACAGGTTAGAGATATTCTGCATATTGATGATCTTTATAACCTGATAGAGAAGCAAATACTCAATATTCATACATATAATGGTCAAATTTTCAATATTGGAGGTGGCAGAAATATTAGTGTGTCACTGAAAGAACTAACCCAGATTTGCCAAGATGTCACGGGTAATAAAATAGAAATTAAATCTATTCCAGATACAAGATTCGCTGATATTCCCTATTATATAACAGATTACACAAAAGCACAGACTGAAATTGGTTGGATACCTAAGTATTCTGTAAGAGAAATAATTGAAGAGATAGCAAGATGGATATATGATAACAAAGAATTATTAAGTCCAATACTTGCATAG